In Streptomyces sp. NBC_00344, the genomic window CGCCCTCGAACGGCTCGTCCAGGAAGAGCACTTCGGGATTGTGCAGCAGTGCGGCGGCCAGACCGATCTTCTTGCGCATACCCGTCGAGTAGTCGACGACGAGTTTGTGCTGGGAGGCCGCGAGATCCAGTACCTCGAGCAGCTGGGCCGCGCGCTTGTCCACCTCGCTGCCCGGCAGGCCCCGCAACCGGCCGCTGTAGGCGAGGAGTTCCTGGCCGGACAGCCGCTCGAAGAGCCGCAGTCCCTCGGGCAGCACCCCGATACGGGACTTGACGGCGACCGGGTCCCGCCAGACGTCGTGACCGGCCACCCGGACCGTGCCCCCGTCGGGCCGGAGCAGCCCCGTCACCATGGAGAGGGTGGTCGTCTTGCCCGCGCCGTTCGGCCCGACCAGACCGATGAACCGGCCTGCGGGCAGTTCGAGGTCGATCCCGGCGACCGCGGTCTGTTCCCCGAACCGCTTCCACAGTCCCTCTACATTTACGGCTGCCTGGTCCGGCATGGTGCGGCGCCCTTCGGAGTCCCTGCTCTTGGGGACACCCTACGGGCGCACCGCTCAGCCGCGGCGGTCCCGGGCCTCCTGGCCGCAGGCGTAGGCGAGCGGATTGATCAACTCGTCGGCGTCCGGCAGCCACCGGTTGGCGGTGGTCGGACGGCGTGCCCACTGCACCGCTCCGCCCGCCCCGACCCGGCTGGGCGGCGCCGCCAGGTAGTCGCCCTCGCCGAGTACCGCCAGATCCACCGAGGAGAGGGTCCAGCCCAGCCTGCTGACGAGATCCGGCACCTTGGCCCCGGCGCCGGGCAGCACGAAGAACTGCATTCTGCGGGCCGGGGTGCGGGTCACGGGGCCGAGGTCCATGCCCATCCGCTCCATGCGGGCGAGCGCCAGGAAGCCGGCGGTCTCCGTGACGTCGATGGCGTCGAAAGTACGCCCGGTCGGCAGCAGTACTGATGCGGCGGGCTGCTCGGACCACAGGCTGCGGGCGGCGACGGCGCTGCCGGTGACCTGGGCCGCCCAGTCGGGGCGCGTGGGGTGCGCGCCGGGCGCGGGGCACCCGGACTCGGCGCAGGAGCACCGTTCGACGCCCTCTATCGCCTCCAGCCAGGTGCCGGGAAGCACGTCCCAGTGGCGTTCCTCCGCGTACCGAACGGCGCTGTCCAGCAGCCGTTCACCTCGTTGCCCGGGGATCCGCGGGGCTTGCGTGCCTGTGATGGGCTCGTTCATGAACGGCTCAACTCCCGCCGTCACCCGGGGTTACGGGCGGTCTCCGACGGGCGGCGCGGCAACGTTCCCGCATATGGGGCGCATGGAGGCACGTGCGGGGGCGCGCATGAGGATGCGCCCCGATGAACGGGTATCCCTCTGCGGGGACGCATGGAGAATGCCGGGATTACTCCCGCCTTCCACCGCATTCTCCCGACATCTGCCGGGCAGTGATCAACCGACCGTCCACCGATCGCCGCACGCCACAGGGGGTATTCATGGCCGCCAGGCCTCTCGTCGCCCGTCAGCCCAACGAACGGCTGCAGGCACTCATCCAGGAAGCCGGCTGTTCCAATGCCGGTCTCGCCCGTCGCGTCAATATGGTCGGCGCCGAGCGCGGTGTCGATCTGCGCTACGACAAGACGTCCGTCGCACGGTGGTTGCGCGGTCAGCAGCCGCGTGGCCGGGCGCCGGTGATCATCGCCGAGGCGCTCGGCCGCAAACTCAGCCGTGCGGTCACCGTCGACGAGATCGGTATGGCCGACGGCAAGAACCTTGCCTCCGGTGTGGGACTGCAGTTCTCGCCCACCGTGCTCGGCGCGATCGAGCAGGTCTGCGAGCTGTGGCGCAGCGATGTGGGGCGCCGCGACTTCCTCTCGGGTTCGACGGTCGCCGCGTCCGCGCTGGTCGAGCCGAGCCGTGACTGGTTGATCACCGGGGCGGATCCCCAGGTGGCGCGCGCCGCGGGGGCCCGGGTGGGAGCGTCGGACGTGGCGGCGGTGCAGGCGACGACCGCCGCGCTCACCGACCTCGACCACCGTTTCGGCAGCGGGCATGTGCGGCCGATCGTCGTCCACTACCTGAACAGCGTGGTGTCCGGGCTTCTGGCCGGTTCGTACCGCGACGCGGTGGGCCGGGAGCTCTTCGCCGCGGTGGCCCGGCTGACCGAACTCGCCGGATACATGGCCGTGGACACCGGCCAGCCCGGTCTTGCCCAGCGCTACTACATTCAGGCGCTGCGGCTCGCCCAGGCGGCGGGCGACCGTGGCTACGGCGGGTATGTGCTGGCCGCCTCGATGAGTCATCTGGCCGCCCAGCTGGGCAATCCCCGCGAGATCGCGCAGCTGGCGCGAGCCGCGCAGGAGGGGGCAAGGGGGAGGGTCACGCCCCGCGCCGAGGCGATGTTCTACGCGGCGGAGGCGCGCGGGCACGCGCTGCTCGGCGACGCCCGCGCCACCCAGGAGGTGGCGGCTCAGGCGCTGGCCGCGATGGACCGCGCGGAGTCCGGTGGCCCATCGGGCGACGACCCCGCCTGGATCGCCCACTTCGACAGCTCCTACCTGGCCGATGAGTTGGCGCATTGTCACCGTGACCTCGGCCAGGGCGCGGCCGCTGCCCGCCGCGCCGAGGAGGCCTTCTCCGGCCTCCCCGAGACCAAGGCCCGGCGCCGCGGCATCGGTCTGGTCCTGCTGGCCAGTGCCCAGGTCCAGCAACGAGAGGTCGAGGAGGCATGCCGGACCGGTACCGCGGCGCTCGAACTCCTGGGAACCGTGCGGTCGAGCAGGGGGGCGGAGTATCTGGATGACCTGCGGCGGCGGCTGGAGCCCTACGGACAGGAGCCGGTGGTGAGGGAGTTGGGGGCCCGGATGGAGATCCAGGCGGCATAGTGGCGGATACCGGTCGGTCGCAGGGCTTCCGCCCGGCGCCCGGCCGGGCCCGGAACGGGCGGTCCACGGGCCGGCCGGGAGCAGATCAAGCCACATGCGGCCCGCCCACTCGATGACCGCCCCCGATAGCAGCGTCTCGCGGGCTGCATGTGTTACATCCCACACCCCCGTACAGCGCCTCGTAGCAAGCCCCTCCATTCACCCGGTAGCGTGAACCGACGATTCCGTAGGTCCACGCGCAGTAGGAGTCCCGGTGACGCAGAACGGACAGGGCGACGAGCCGCAGCATCCCGCTGTGCGGCGCGCGCACGAGGGTGTCGTGATGCCGTCCGACGGAAGTGGGCCCTACGTGCCCGAGGTTGCCGGTGAGCACACCGTGCCCGCCGGCGGACAGCCGTGGGGGCAGCCCTGGGGGCCGCAGGACTCCCAGCAGCAGCCTCCGCAGCACCGGGCGCCGCAGCTTCAGCCTCCGCAGCACCAGGCTCCGCAGCTCCAGGCTCCGCAGCACCAGGGCCCGTACCAGCCGCAGGACCCGTACCCGTCGCAGTCCTCGTACCAGCAGCCCGCGCAATCACCCTCCTACGCGCAGCCGTTGCCTCCTGAAGCCGTTCCGGGTGCCGGGGACAGCGACGCCACGCAGTACATCGCGCCGGTCGCGCTCCCGCCCGAGAACCCGGCCGAATCGACCCAATTCCTGGGCTACCGGCAGCAGTCGGCGCAACCGCCGGCCCCTGCGGGGTCCGAGGCCGACCCCACACAGTTCCTGCCTCCGGTCCCGGCGGCGCCGGCCTCGGCCCCGTACGGGATCAGGCCGGGAGCGCCGGAGGACCGTCAGCCGCCCGCCGAGTTCGACAGCCTCTTCCGGTCGGACCGTTCCGCCGACCCGCAAGCCGCGGGTGAGACCCAGCAGTTGCCGCGCTTCGAGCAGCAGCAGCAGCCGGGCGGCGGCCCGTACGGACAGCAGCAGTACCAGCAGCCGCCGCAGGCGCGGCAGTACGCCCCGCAGCCGCAGCCTCCGTCCCGCGCGGCGGCCGGCGAGGGGCGGCGGAAGTCGTCCCGTACGCCGCTGATCGCGGCCGTGGTGGTCGGCTGTGCGGTGATAGGCCTCGGCGCCGGCGCCCTGCTCAGCGGGGGCGGATCCGACAAGAAGGACGACAAACAGCCCGTCGCCTCCACATCGACCGCCGCATCGCAGGCTCCGGACCAGGCCGCTCAGGACCCGGCCAAGCCGCAGGCCGTCTCACTGGACAAGCTTCTCGGTGACAGCAACGACAGCCGTTCGGCCGTGGTGGCCGCTGTCGGCAGCATCAGGGCCTGCCAGAACCTTCCGCAGGCGGCGGCAGCCCTGCGGGGCGCGGCGAAGCAGCGGCACAGCCTGGTCACCAGGCTCGGCGCCCTCACCGTCGACAAGCTGCCGGACAACGCGCAGCTGACGTCGTCGCTCACCAAGGCGTGGAACGCGTCGGCCACCGCGGACGAGCAGTACGCCGCCTGGGCGCACAGGGTCGCGGCCAACGGCAAGAAGGGCTGCAAGCACGGCCATGCCCAGCGCACCGCTGAAGCGGGACGCGGCGACCAGGCGAGCGGTGAGGCGACCGCGGCCAAGAAGCAGGCGTCAGGCCTGTGGAACGCCATCGCCGGGAAGTACGGCCTGACTGCCCGCCGGGGCGACCAGCTCTGACCGGAAGCGGCGGAGCCGGCGTCCTGAAGGGCGCCGGCTCGTCCGCTCCGCGTCCCGTTCCGCTGGGCCGGAGGTCACCGGTCCGTTCGCCGGGTCCGTTCCGCCGGGCCGGAGTTCACTCCTCCAGGGACGCCTGCTCCAGCGTCCGGCCCACGTCGACGGAGTCCCGCTTCACGGCCACCAGCCGCCCCTTGCGCACCACTTGATAGGTCACGTCGTGGTTGACCAGCCGGGGGAAGTCCCGTGAGGCGAGCATGTCCTGAAAGCTCCACCGCAGCGTGGGTGTCAGCCCACCGGTGTGCACGGAGAGGCCGGAGTTGAGTGCGTGGACGAGGTCGTCGGCCGAGATGTGGTCCTGGTTCAGCGACTCGATGGTCCGCCGCAGCACCGTGTAGGCGATCCAGGTGGTCTGGACGCCCGCGTCGGCCGGGTCGATCCGGTCGTCGCCGAACGCGTACCTGCTGATCACATCGCGCATCTGCTGCCAGCGCGGGTCGGTCGTCTGCGGATACCAGCCGGTGACGTACGCCCCTTCGTACGGGCTCCTCCTGCCGCCGGTGCTGTCGATGAGCCCCTGGCTGACACTGCCGAGTA contains:
- a CDS encoding ABC transporter ATP-binding protein, whose amino-acid sequence is MPDQAAVNVEGLWKRFGEQTAVAGIDLELPAGRFIGLVGPNGAGKTTTLSMVTGLLRPDGGTVRVAGHDVWRDPVAVKSRIGVLPEGLRLFERLSGQELLAYSGRLRGLPGSEVDKRAAQLLEVLDLAASQHKLVVDYSTGMRKKIGLAAALLHNPEVLFLDEPFEGVDPVSAQTIRSVLERYTRSGATVVFSSHVMELVESLCDWVAVMAAGRIRAQGPLADVRGSARSLQEAFLELVGAGRIDTGDSLDWLGGGSR
- a CDS encoding bifunctional DNA primase/polymerase — encoded protein: MNEPITGTQAPRIPGQRGERLLDSAVRYAEERHWDVLPGTWLEAIEGVERCSCAESGCPAPGAHPTRPDWAAQVTGSAVAARSLWSEQPAASVLLPTGRTFDAIDVTETAGFLALARMERMGMDLGPVTRTPARRMQFFVLPGAGAKVPDLVSRLGWTLSSVDLAVLGEGDYLAAPPSRVGAGGAVQWARRPTTANRWLPDADELINPLAYACGQEARDRRG
- a CDS encoding transcriptional regulator, producing the protein MAARPLVARQPNERLQALIQEAGCSNAGLARRVNMVGAERGVDLRYDKTSVARWLRGQQPRGRAPVIIAEALGRKLSRAVTVDEIGMADGKNLASGVGLQFSPTVLGAIEQVCELWRSDVGRRDFLSGSTVAASALVEPSRDWLITGADPQVARAAGARVGASDVAAVQATTAALTDLDHRFGSGHVRPIVVHYLNSVVSGLLAGSYRDAVGRELFAAVARLTELAGYMAVDTGQPGLAQRYYIQALRLAQAAGDRGYGGYVLAASMSHLAAQLGNPREIAQLARAAQEGARGRVTPRAEAMFYAAEARGHALLGDARATQEVAAQALAAMDRAESGGPSGDDPAWIAHFDSSYLADELAHCHRDLGQGAAAARRAEEAFSGLPETKARRRGIGLVLLASAQVQQREVEEACRTGTAALELLGTVRSSRGAEYLDDLRRRLEPYGQEPVVRELGARMEIQAA